Proteins encoded in a region of the Coffea eugenioides isolate CCC68of chromosome 4, Ceug_1.0, whole genome shotgun sequence genome:
- the LOC113767843 gene encoding putative disease resistance protein RGA3, with product MSDPILSAVLTQLGSILETQVRQELKLVVGVDKDIENLKTTLRSIEAVMVDAEKKQVKDNSVEQWLQRLQEVVYDMDDVLNEWNTALLKTETQELEDSATPHKKVCFFISSPCLCFSRVAKRRDIALKIQVINRNLDLIAGEKDRYNFTTVTGYEGPVRAKTTSFVDVAKVRGRDGDEATLVDQLLMQGSRGMRPLHTISIVGMGGIGKTTLAQLVYRSEQVKAHFPTMSWVCVSEPFDDLRVAKAIVESLEGSAPNLFELETVLGRLRDRIKGQKFLLVLDDVWTEDYERLEPLISSLSSGAPGSKVLVTTRNERVAQMMESSYLLRLGELTEEDCWSLFSQLALSERSQKDIQELKDIGMRIASKCKGLPLAAKTIGSLMRFKTSLQDWKNVLESDMWDLEAKKGIFPPLLLSYYDLPLPVKRCFSYCAIFPQDYEIEADNIIKLWMAQGYLSANGTGEMEATGREYLNTLVMRSFFQMKKDKDKGRDNATRLKMHDMVLDLARYLRKNESYVMEVDGRLVHRINSSCDKARHLTLIRSEDVHFPLSIGNVGKLHTFWVQSFYDSPPIVSEVDRISPDFFDGLVHLKALDLSRNRLCELSEEIDKLTNLRYLNLSHNPFWELPETVCDLYNLQTLKLVACDHLRQVPKGIGKLRNLRHLEIDRTGSLRTLPKGIGMLPSLQTLTKFVLAGVTDGEETICTIGDLSSLNQLHGCLRIEGLGYVANADQAEKAQLKNKKHLAELHLDFNPQLQAGGRTDVADALQLCSDLQTLHLSFYGGARLPVWMTSLNNLRKLRLQDCPNCTTLPPLGRLASLENLCLENMHGLKIIGTELFGAPDLGGCMQTNGAPSTAALAIFPKLKKLKFAGMSSWEKWDMTCKDRGAKEGNPSIMPYLRYLKLSDCSKLNTLPDHLLEKTPIRKLYIHNCPLLQQQYQKRIGEHWTKISHISRTSSSTSTGDVFPLRIIGCLFASSYTTNVSVV from the exons ACAACTCCGTGGAACAATGGCTGCAGAGGCTCCAAGAAGTCGTATACGACATGGATGATGTATTGAACGAGTGGAACACGGCACTTCTGAAGACAGAAACTCAGGAACTCGAAGATTCTGCAACCCCTCACAAAAAGGTGTGCTTTTTCATTTCCTCACCTTGCCTTTGCTTTAGCCGGGTTGCTAAACGTCGTGACATAGCCCTTAAGATTCAGGTTATCAATAGAAATCTGGATCTAATTGCCGGAGAAAAGGATAGGTATAATTTCACGACTGTCACCGGGTATGAAGGGCCCGTGAGAGCTAAAACCACCTCTTTTGTTGATGTGGCTAAAGTCCGAGGTCGAGATGGAGACGAGGCTACTCTTGTGGACCAATTGCTTATGCAGGGTAGTCGTGGAATGAGGCCCCTCCACACCATTTCTATTGTGGGTATGGGCGGCATTGGAAAGACGACCCTTGCCCAATTAGTCTACCGTTCTGAACAGGTGAAAGCTCATTTCCCTACCATGTCGTGGGTTTGTGTTTCTGAACCTTTCGATGATCTGAGAGTTGCTAAAGCAATCGTTGAATCGCTTGAAGGGAGTGCACCAAACTTATTCGAACTGGAAACTGTATTGGGTCGTCTGAGAGACCGCATTAAGGGACAGAAATTCCTTCTTGTGCTGGATGACGTATGGACCGAGGATTATGAAAGGTTAGAACCCCTGATAAGCTCCCTTAGCAGTGGTGCCCCTGGTAGTAAAGTTTTAGTCACTACGAGGAATGAGAGGGTTGCTCAGATGATGGAAAGTAGCTACCTGCTGCGTTTGGGGGAATTGACTGAGGAGGATTGCTGGTCTCTCTTCAGTCAATTAGCTTTATCTGAAAGAAGCCAGAAAGACATTCAAGAACTGAAAGATATTGGTATGAGAATAGCTAGCAAGTGCAAGGGCTTACCTCTAGCTGCAAAAACTATAGGGAGTTTAATGCGCTTCAAAACTTCACTTCAAGATTGGAAGAATGTTCTGGAGAGTGATATGTGGGACTTGGAAGCAAAAAAAGGTATTTTTCCTCCTCTGCTGTTGAGCTATTATGATTTGCCTTTACCAGTGAAAAGGTGTTTCTCGTATTGTGCCATCTTTCCACAGGATTACGAGATAGAGGCTGACAATATAATCAAGCTGTGGATGGCGCAAGGTTATCTTAGTGCGAATGGAACTGGGGAAATGGAAGCAACTGGTAGGGAGTACTTAAACACTTTAGTGATGAGGTCCTTCTTCCAAATGAAAAAGGATAAGGATAAGGGTCGGGATAATGCTACTAGGTTGAAGATGCATGACATGGTTCTTGATTTAGCACGGTATCTCAGAAAAAATGAATCCTATGTCATGGAGGTTGATGGCAGATTGGTTCACCGGATCAATTCATCCTGTGATAAGGCCCGTCATTTGACATTGATACGTTCAGAAGACGTCCATTTCCCCTTGTCCATAGGCAATGTAGGAAAACTACACACGTTTTGGGTTCAATCATTTTATGACTCCCCACCAATTGTTAGTGAGGTTGACAGAATCTCACCTGATTTCTTTGACGGCTTGGTGCATCTCAAGGCTTTGGATTTGAGTCGTAACAGGTTGTGTGAACTCTCAGAGGAGATAGATAAATTGACAAATCTGAGGTATCTCAACTTATCCCATAATCCATTTTGGGAATTGCCTGAAACAGTTTGTGATTTATATAACTTGCAAACCTTGAAGCTTGTTGCATGCGACCATCTTAGGCAAGTACCTAAAGGGATTGGCAAACTAAGAAACTTGAGGCATCTTGAGATTGATCGTACAGGTAGTCTAAGGACATTGCCTAAAGGGATAGGAATGCTGCCCTCTCTTCAAACACTGACCAAGTTTGTTCTAGCTGGCGTTACTGATGGTGAAGAAACAATTTGCACAATAGGAGATCTCAGTAGTCTGAACCAGCTTCACGGCTGTCTCAGAATAGAAGGTCTGGGTTATGTAGCAAATGCAGATCAAGCAGAGAAAGCTCAGTTGAAGAACAAGAAACACTTGGCGGAATTGCATTTGGATTTTAATCCTCAACTGCAAGCTGGGGGGAGAACAGATGTTGCTGATGCTCTTCAATTGTGCTCGGATTTGCAAACATTGCATCTCAGTTTCTATGGTGGTGCTCGCCTCCCCGTTTGGATGACATCACTAAATAATTTGCGAAAGCTCCGACTTCAAGATTGTCCAAATTGTACCACTTTGCCTCCTTTGGGTAGGCTTGCGTCCCTTGAAAATCTCTGCTTAGAGAACATGCATGGATTGAAGATTATTGGCACTGAACTTTTTGGAGCACCTGATTTGGGTGGATGCATGCAGACGAATGGTGCACCGTCAACAGCTGCACTTGCCATATTCCCGAAGTTGAAGAAGCTCAAATTTGCAGGCATGAGTAGTTGGGAAAAATGGGACATGACCTGCAAAGATAGAGGCGCTAAAGAGGGAAATCCGAGTATTATGCCATATCTTCGCTATTTGAAGCTTTCAGATTGCAGCAAGCTGAACACGCTGCCGGATCACCTGCTCGAGAAGACTCCCATACGAAAGTTGTACATCCACAACTGTCCACTTCTGCAGCAACAATACCAAAAGAGAATAGGGGAGCACTGGACGAAGATATCCCACATCTCTAGG ACTTCCTCAAGTACCAGTACTGGGGATGTTTTTCCTCTTCGTATAATTGGTTGCTTGTTTGCTTCTTCGTATACAACTAATGTGTCTGTTGTATGA
- the LOC113768349 gene encoding uncharacterized protein LOC113768349: protein MSVTTVITDSIVMTTTASATDTQTVTAKLAAATIDVDFAKCDCCGLTEECTLAYIERIRERYQGKWICGLCAEAVKDEVFRSKRLISTEEAMSRHFNFCSKFRSSGPPPDATGHLISAVRHILKKSLDSPKSMLRSVPCSPTESARVGGGLTRSESCIPSLNFVDSAGLHGVEGESERQSLDIGTETDSALVVEVDSAVSFEFRQGHR, encoded by the coding sequence ATGTCCGTGACAACGGTAATCACCGACTCAATCGTGATGACGACGACGGCGTCGGCCACCGATACACAAACAGTGACGGCGAAACTGGCAGCAGCCACAATTGATGTGGATTTCGCAAAATGCGATTGCTGCGGACTGACGGAGGAATGCACCTTGGCGTATATCGAAAGAATTCGAGAGCGGTATCAGGGGAAATGGATATGCGGTCTGTGTGCGGAGGCGGTGAAGGACGAAGTCTTCCGATCCAAAAGGCTAATAAGCACCGAAGAAGCAATGAGCCGTCACTTCAATTTTTGCAGCAAGTTCAGGTCCTCCGGACCGCCTCCCGACGCCACCGGCCATTTAATCTCTGCCGTCAGGCACATCTTGAAGAAGAGTTTAGATTCTCCCAAATCCATGCTGCGCTCCGTGCCCTGTAGTCCGACCGAGAGCGCTAGGGTCGGTGGGGGGTTGACTCGGTCGGAGAGCTGCATTCCGAGTTTGAATTTTGTTGACTCGGCCGGGTTGCATGGGGTTGAAGGAGAGTCTGAACGACAATCGTTGGACATTGGTACAGAAACCGATAGTGCCCTAGTAGTAGAAGTAGACAGCGCAGTTTCTTTTGAATTTCGGCAGGGACACCGCTAG
- the LOC113768402 gene encoding aldehyde dehydrogenase family 7 member B4 isoform X1, with product MSFGKKEYEFLKVIGIGPRTPGCYINGQWKGNGALVSSVNPASNQTIAEVLEASLQDYEDGMQACYEAAKLWMQVPAPKRGDIVRQIGDALRAKLQQLGRLVSLEMGKILAEGIGEVQEIIDMCDFAVGLSRQLNGSIIPSERPNHMMFETWNPLGIVAVITAFNFPCAVLGWNACIALVCGNCVVWKGAPTTPLVTIAMTKIVAGVLEKNNLPGAIFTTFCGGAEIGQAIAKDARIPLVSFTGSSKVGLMVQQTVNQRFGKCLLELSGNNAIIVMDDADIELAVRSVLFAAVGTAGQRCTTCRRLLLHESLYAKVLGRLLDVYKQVKIGDPLEKGTLLGPLHTRTLKENFEKGIQNIKSQGGKILTGGSVIESEGNFVQPTIVEISPDADVVKEELFAPVLYVMKFQTLKEAIEINNSVPQGLSSSIFSRRPEVIFRWIGPAGSDCGIVNVNIPTNGAEIGGAFGGEKATGGGREAGSDSWKQYMRRSTCTINYGSELPLAQGINFGCSGPPLKRRL from the exons ATGAGTTTTGGGAAGAAAGAGTACGAGTTCTTGAAGGTGATCGGCATCGGCCCTCGTACTCCTGGCTGTTATATCAACGGCCAGTGGAAGGGAAATGGCGCTCTTGTTTCCTCCGTAAATCCCGCCAGCAATCAG ACCATTGCAGAAGTCCTCGAGGCATCACTACAAGATTACGAAGATGGCATGCAAGCATGTTATGAGGCTGCTAAGTTATGGATGCAG GTTCCAGCTCCAAAGAGAGGTGATATTGTTAGGCAGATTGGTGATGCATTAAGAGCAAAACTCCAGCAACTTGGTCGGCTTGTATCACTTGAAATGGGGAAAATACTTGCTGAAGGAATAGGGGAAGTTCAA GAGATCATCGATATGTGTGACTTTGCTGTTGGATTGAGTCGGCAGCTAAATGGATCAATTATTCCTTCAGAAC GTCCAAATCATATGATGTTTGAG ACGTGGAACCCTCTCGGAATAGTTGCCGTTATTACTGCTTTTAACTTCCCTTGTGCTGTTCTAG GATGGAATGCGTGCATAGCTCTGGTTTGTGGCAACTGTGTTGTCTG GAAAGGTGCTCCAACTACCCCCTTGGTCACCATAGCCATGACCAAAATAGTTGCTGGGGTGTTGGAGAAAAACAATTTACCAGGTGCAATTTTCACCACCTTTTGCGGCGGTGCTGAAATTGGGCAGGCCATAGCTAAAGATGCACGTATTCCTTTGGTTTCATTTACAGGGAGTTCAAAG GTGGGTCTAATGGTTCAACAGACAGTGAATCAGAGGTTTGGTAAATGCTTGCTTGAACTAAGTGGAAATAATGCTATAATCGTTATGGATGATGCTGACATCGAACTTGCTGTTCGCTCGGTTCTTTTTGCTGCTGTTGGTACAGCTGGCCAGCGCTGTACTACATGCCGTAGACTG CTTCTTCATGAGAGCTTATATGCCAAAGTACTTGGCCGACTTCTTGATGTGTACAAACAAGTTAAAATAGGGGATCCATTAGAGAAAGGCACACTTCTTGGGCCACTTCATACTCGCACTTTGAAGGAGAACTTTGAGAAGGGAATTCAGAATATCAAATCTCAG GGAGGAAAGATCCTGACTGGTGGTTCAGTAATAGAATCTGAAGGAAACTTTGTGCAGCCCACTATAGTTGAAATTTCTCCTGATGCTGATGTAGTGAAGGAGGAACTATTTGCTCCTGTTCTCTATGTTATGAAATTTCAG ACGCTGAAGGAAGCTATAGAAATAAACAACTCAGTACCTCAAGGACTAAGCAGTTCCATTTTCTCCCGCAGGCCTGAGGTTATATTCAGATGGATTGG ACCTGCAGGAAGTGATTGTGGGATTGTGAATGTTAATATACCAACAAATGGTGCTGAAATTGGTGGTGCATTTGGTGGTGAAAAAGCTACAGGGGGAGGGCGAGAGGCTGGAAGTGATTCTTGGAAACAGTATATGAGACGCTCAACCTG CACAATCAATTATGGGAGCGAATTGCCACTGGCGCAGGGAATCAACTTCGGTTG CTCGGGGCCCCCACTCAAAAGGCGACTGTAG
- the LOC113768402 gene encoding aldehyde dehydrogenase family 7 member B4 isoform X2: protein MSFGKKEYEFLKVIGIGPRTPGCYINGQWKGNGALVSSVNPASNQTIAEVLEASLQDYEDGMQACYEAAKLWMQVPAPKRGDIVRQIGDALRAKLQQLGRLVSLEMGKILAEGIGEVQEIIDMCDFAVGLSRQLNGSIIPSERPNHMMFETWNPLGIVAVITAFNFPCAVLGWNACIALVCGNCVVWKGAPTTPLVTIAMTKIVAGVLEKNNLPGAIFTTFCGGAEIGQAIAKDARIPLVSFTGSSKVGLMVQQTVNQRFGKCLLELSGNNAIIVMDDADIELAVRSVLFAAVGTAGQRCTTCRRLLLHESLYAKVLGRLLDVYKQVKIGDPLEKGTLLGPLHTRTLKENFEKGIQNIKSQGGKILTGGSVIESEGNFVQPTIVEISPDADVVKEELFAPVLYVMKFQTLKEAIEINNSVPQGLSSSIFSRRPEVIFRWIGPAGSDCGIVNVNIPTNGAEIGGAFGGEKATGGGREAGSDSWKQYMRRSTCTINYGSELPLAQGINFG from the exons ATGAGTTTTGGGAAGAAAGAGTACGAGTTCTTGAAGGTGATCGGCATCGGCCCTCGTACTCCTGGCTGTTATATCAACGGCCAGTGGAAGGGAAATGGCGCTCTTGTTTCCTCCGTAAATCCCGCCAGCAATCAG ACCATTGCAGAAGTCCTCGAGGCATCACTACAAGATTACGAAGATGGCATGCAAGCATGTTATGAGGCTGCTAAGTTATGGATGCAG GTTCCAGCTCCAAAGAGAGGTGATATTGTTAGGCAGATTGGTGATGCATTAAGAGCAAAACTCCAGCAACTTGGTCGGCTTGTATCACTTGAAATGGGGAAAATACTTGCTGAAGGAATAGGGGAAGTTCAA GAGATCATCGATATGTGTGACTTTGCTGTTGGATTGAGTCGGCAGCTAAATGGATCAATTATTCCTTCAGAAC GTCCAAATCATATGATGTTTGAG ACGTGGAACCCTCTCGGAATAGTTGCCGTTATTACTGCTTTTAACTTCCCTTGTGCTGTTCTAG GATGGAATGCGTGCATAGCTCTGGTTTGTGGCAACTGTGTTGTCTG GAAAGGTGCTCCAACTACCCCCTTGGTCACCATAGCCATGACCAAAATAGTTGCTGGGGTGTTGGAGAAAAACAATTTACCAGGTGCAATTTTCACCACCTTTTGCGGCGGTGCTGAAATTGGGCAGGCCATAGCTAAAGATGCACGTATTCCTTTGGTTTCATTTACAGGGAGTTCAAAG GTGGGTCTAATGGTTCAACAGACAGTGAATCAGAGGTTTGGTAAATGCTTGCTTGAACTAAGTGGAAATAATGCTATAATCGTTATGGATGATGCTGACATCGAACTTGCTGTTCGCTCGGTTCTTTTTGCTGCTGTTGGTACAGCTGGCCAGCGCTGTACTACATGCCGTAGACTG CTTCTTCATGAGAGCTTATATGCCAAAGTACTTGGCCGACTTCTTGATGTGTACAAACAAGTTAAAATAGGGGATCCATTAGAGAAAGGCACACTTCTTGGGCCACTTCATACTCGCACTTTGAAGGAGAACTTTGAGAAGGGAATTCAGAATATCAAATCTCAG GGAGGAAAGATCCTGACTGGTGGTTCAGTAATAGAATCTGAAGGAAACTTTGTGCAGCCCACTATAGTTGAAATTTCTCCTGATGCTGATGTAGTGAAGGAGGAACTATTTGCTCCTGTTCTCTATGTTATGAAATTTCAG ACGCTGAAGGAAGCTATAGAAATAAACAACTCAGTACCTCAAGGACTAAGCAGTTCCATTTTCTCCCGCAGGCCTGAGGTTATATTCAGATGGATTGG ACCTGCAGGAAGTGATTGTGGGATTGTGAATGTTAATATACCAACAAATGGTGCTGAAATTGGTGGTGCATTTGGTGGTGAAAAAGCTACAGGGGGAGGGCGAGAGGCTGGAAGTGATTCTTGGAAACAGTATATGAGACGCTCAACCTG CACAATCAATTATGGGAGCGAATTGCCACTGGCGCAGGGAATCAACTTCGGTTG A